The nucleotide window GGAATGTGTAAATATCCTAGGTTATGAGCAATATCAACCACCTTCACCATACTGCGACCTACAACAGCTACTTTGCGGCCATGTTCATAAGCAGCATCAAATACTTGTTGAATCCGATGTACGTTGGATGCAAACGAAGCTACAAGAATACGACCTTCTGCTTTATAAAACTCTTTTGATATTTCGACCCCTACAGCACTCTCAGATCCTGTGTAGCCTGGTCTTTCTGCATTGGTACTATCTGATAATAAGCAAAGCACACCTTCATGACCAAGCTTTGCCATTTTACCAATATCTGCCCCGTACTTATCAACTGGTGTTTGATCAAATTTGAAATCACCCGTGTATACAATTGCTCCCTGAGATGTATGAAATGCAACTCCTACAGAGTCAGGAATGCTATGATTTGTTCGGAAAAATGAAACCGTTGTTGTTCTGAAATTGACCACTGAATTTGCATCAATGGTTTTTAGGGTAACCTTTCCGAGTAACCCTGCCTCGCTAAGCTTTGCTTCTACAAGACCCAATGTAAGCTTTGTCCCGTATACAGGAATATGCAGTTTTCTTAGTACGTATGCAATTCCACCAATATGATCTTCGTGACCGTGCGTTAAAAATAATGCTTTTACTCGTTCTTTATTTGTTTCTAAATATGTAATATCAGGAATGACAATATCAATTCCAAACATTTCTTCGTCCGGAAACATCAGCCCGGCATCCACTATGTAAATATCCGAATCAATTTCCACGCAATACATGTTTTTACCGATTTCCCCTACTCCTCCGAGGGCAAACACTTTTACTAATTCTGTTTCTTTAATTTCCACCTATCCTGCCTCCCAAATTTACTGCACAATCCCGTACTAAGTCACTTGAAATTATTATACCTGATAAAAGAATTAGAATACAAGCTAATTTCTAGTAGTGATATTTATACATAACAAAATAGTAACGTTCTTTTAAAAGAGACATTTATTCGAACCAACAATTAAAAGAGTAAAGCCGCCTGTTTGAAACGGGCGGCTTTACTCTTATTTTGGAATAGATTGAATAACTTCTTGTAGTGTTTGTCTTTCTCCTTCAGATAGAGGTATAAGTGGCAAACGAACGGATCCTACATTCATCCCAAGCATTTGCAATGCCGTTTTGACAGGTGTTGGACTCGGCGCCATAAACACCGCTTTTGTGACACGTAAAACAAGCTGATGCAAGCTTTGCGCTGTTTTCATATCACCGTTCTCATAAGCTTTAATCATCTCCTGCATTTGATTACCAATGATGTGCGAAGCGACTGAAACTACACCACGCGCGCCAATCGCCATCGCCGGCAACGTCAAACCATCATCTCCACTATATACAGCAAAATCGTCTCCTGTTTGCTCAATGACCTCTGTCATTGCTAACACATCACCGCCGGCGTCCTTAAGTGCTACAATGTTTGGAATTTGAGACAAACGCACAATTGTCTCAACTGACATTGTTACTACCGAACGCCCTGGAACGTTATACAACATAACAGGTAATTTAGTTGCGTTCGCAATCTCTTTAAAATGCTGATATAAGCCTTCTTGACTAGGCTTATTATAATATGGTGCAACAAGCATGATTGCATCTACACCCGCTTCTTCCGCAAGTACCGTTAATTCGATTGATGCACGCGTATTATTGCTACCTGTTCCTGCTACGACCGGAACCCTCCCAGCTACAACCTCAACTACATGACGAAACAAGGCCACTTTTTCTTGTGTTGTCAACGTAGGTGACTCGCCGGTTGTTCCACATACAACTAAAGAAGTTGTACCGTTCTCAATTAAATAATTGACCAACTGCGTTGTTTTGGCAAAATCGATGTTTTCTTTGTTGTCAAAAGGCGTAATCATTGCCGTTGCAATTGTGCCGAAATCAATCATAATTTCACCTCTTTAGATAATTCAAATGCACTGTGTAGCGCATTTACTGCGTTTACCAAATCACTTTCTTTTACAAGCATCCAAATCGTCGTATGACTATCCGCAGATTGCAGAATTTGAATGCCGGCTTCTGAAAGAGCTGTAACAATACGTGACGTTACACCAGGAACGCCCGTCATACCAGCTCCTACAATAGACACCTTTGCGCAGTGTCTTGTAACAATTGGCTCATAGCCTATTTCACCTAGTACCTCAATTGCTCGATCCGCTACATCGTCACTTACAGTGTAAGCTACACCTGTCGGCGAAATATTAATTAAGTCGACGCTAATTTTTTCTTTTGCCATCTCCTTAAATACTTGAGCCTGCAAGTCATACGGCGCGTCCTTTGCCATTACTTTAATCTGTGTAACGTTGGATACATGCGCGATACCAGTTACTGGACGCTCTTGTACATCTTGCCCTTGTACTGCTCCTTCATAAGCAGTAACAAGTGTACCAGTTCCTTCTGAGTAAGTAGATCTTACACGGAGAGGTACCTTAGCATGCATAGCAATTTCTACTGCCCTTGGATGAATGACCTTCGCTCCCTGATATGCCATATTGCAAATTTCATTATACGTGACAATATCAAGTGGTCTTGCATCTTTTACAATGCGTGGATCGGCAGTCATGATACCCTCTACATCTGTGAAGATATCAATGTATTCTGCATTCAATGCAACTCCAAGAGCCGAGGCAGATGTATCACTTCCACCGCGACCAAGTGTTGTAGTATCACCGTCTTTTGTTTTTCCTTGAAATCCAGCTACTACAACCACATCGTGATCTTCTAATTCTTGTAATACACGCTCACACTTCATTTCAATAATTTTCGCATTCGTGAAATCATTATTTGTTATGAACCCTGCTTGTGCACCAGTAAGTGCTGTCGCATCTACGCCAAGCTCATTCAACATGTTTGAAAATACAACGGCAGAAATAAGCTCTCCGCACGATAACAGCAAATCTTTTTCACGTTTTGAAAGATACGCCTGTTTATCTCCCACTAAACTAAGAAGCGTATCTGTAGCATACGGTTCACCTTTACGGCCCATAGCTGAAACAACCACTACAACTTTATATCCATCTTGTAATGCCTGTGAGATGTGCTTAAAAGCATGCTGTCTACCTTTCTCATCTCGTACAGACGTACCACCAAATTTTTGTACAATGATTTTCATGTTTGCACCCTCTTTAGAAGTTACACTAATCCTAGTTTAATCAATCTTTCAGCAATTTGTACAGAGTTCCATGCTGCGCCCTTTAACAAGTTATCAGACACAATCCAGAGGTGAAATCCTTTGTCATTGTTTAAATCTTTACGGATTCGCCCTACAAAGACTTCATTTTGTCCTGCTGCGTAAAATGGCATCGGATACAATTGTTCAGCTGGATTGTCCTGTACAATAACTCCTTCTGCCTCAGAAAGCAATACACGAATTTCTTCGGCTGTTACACCCTCTTTTTCTACTTCGATATAAACAGACTCTGAATGCCCTGCCACAACTGGGAGACGCACACAAGTTGCAGCTACCTCAAGTTCTGGCATATGCATAATTTTTTTCGTTTCATTAATCATTTTCATTTCTTCATACGTAAAGCCGTTCTCAGTAAATACATCAATTTGCGGAATAGCATTGAATGCAATTTGATAGTGCTTTTCGCCACTTTTTACTGGCAAAATCTTTGGCTCTACCTGCTGACCTTCAAGTGCTGTCTTTGTTTGTATATGAAGCTCTTCGATTGCTGATGCTCCTGCTCCTGAAACCGCTTGGTATGTGGAAGCAATCACTTTTTTTAAGCCATAGGCTTGACGAAGTGGCTCTAGCGCTACAACCATTTGAATAGTGGAGCAGTTTGGATTAGCGATGATCCCCTTATGTGCCAGCAAATCCTGCTCGTTTACCTCTGGTACAACTAGCGGAACATCTGTTGCCATTCGAAATGCGCTCGTATTATCTACAACGATTGCGCCGCGTGCAGCTGCTTCAGGAGCCAATGCTTTAGAAACCGCGCCTCCTGCGCTAAACAATGCAATATCCACACCTGCAAAGCTTTCCGGTGTAGCTTCTTGTACAGTTACGTTCTCATTTTTGAACACCACCGTTGTTCCGGCCGAACGTTTCGAAGATAATAACGACAATTTTCCGATTGGAAAATTTCTATTTTCCAATGTATTTAAAATTTGTTGTCCAACTGCACCTGTCGCTCCGACTACAGCGACATGAAAAGATCGTTTCTTTTCCATCACTATGCCCCTCTCTCACACAATGTACTTATAAAAAAGACGGGGCACTGTCCCCCATCTCCGCCATATAAATTCACTTTAACCTTCCCTATCCAAACTGGTGTAATAGGTAAAACGAGAGCTTGACACTCTATCCCATCTAGAAAGAAGGTCTTCATACTTTCATTTCTTTCATCTGAATTTATATAGAAACATAATAACACATTGTTGCATGGGATTGAGTGTTTTATAAAAAAATAGTTCTAGCTTTCCTATTATTCATTCATATATTTGTATTTTTCTACAATAACGGGCTGTAGCTGTTTTCCTTCCAATGCTGATGCCACTGTATCACGAAGCAATTCCATTCGCGCTACCATGGAACTCGGTTTCTTTTCAGGTGCATCCTGACCAAATGGAACAAAATACATATTACGGGAACCCATTAATCTCATTAAATTTACCCCATTTAATCCTAATGCGTCATTTGTGGAAATTGCTAGAATAACCGGCTTCCAATTGCGAAGTGTAGCTTTAGCAGCCATTAATACCGGGGAGTCTGTTTGTGCATTTGCTAGTTTGCTCATAGAACTTCCTGTAAGCGGTGCAATTACCATACAATCAAGTGGAATGGTAGGGCCAAGTGGCTCAGCTTTAACAATGCTATCAATAACTGAAAATCCTGTAATTTCTTCTATTTTTTTAATCCAGTCCTGCCCATCTCCAAAACGTGTATTTGTTGTTTGTAGTGTGTAAGATACTACTGGACGCACCTCAGCTCCCTCGTCAACTAATTGCTGCAAGAAGGGCATTACCTCTGCATATGTGCAATGCGAACCAGTTAAACCAAATCCAATACGTTTTCCCTTTAAGCTCATCTTCCATTCTCCTTTCTTGCTTTGTTCTCTGCTAATAACGATGTGAGTACATTTGCCAAAATTTGCCCAGCTGTTTTAGGTGCTACAATGCCAGGCAACCCCGGTGCTAAAAAGGCCTTCACACCTCTTTTTTCTGCATATCGAAAATCTGTGCCACCCGGCTTTGATGCTAAATCAATAATTAAGGTGTGTGCGGGCATTTTAGCAATTACATTCGCTGAAACAATTGGATGAGGGATTGTGTTGATGACAATATCCACATCTTGGACTTGCTGCTCTAAGTCTTTTAAATGAAACGGTGTAAAAGTCATTTCTGTAATACGCGCCAAATGCTCTGAACGCCTTGCTCCAACTCGTACATGTGCACCTAATGCTTGAAAAGATCTAGCTACGCTCATTCCCGTTCTACCAAACCCTAAAACCATTACTTTAGAACCGTGAATGGTATAGTCAGTATGCTGAATAACCATCATTAGCGTGCCTTCAACAGTGGGGATTGAATTATATATTGCAACATCATCACGTTCGAAGAGCTTCACTAAATTACGACTGCACACTGCGATAATTTCATTTAAATACGTATTACTAATACCCGAATACACTGTAAAATGCGGTGGCGTCTGTTCAATTTGTTCTTTTGTAAGTACAACTTTTTTATTTGAAAAAATAGTATCTACTTTTCCTTCTGAATCTGTCCCCGCTACAGGTAATATAACGGCATCTAAAGACGCAAAATCTAATTCTTCGATTTGTCCTTTTGTCGCTCCTGTAAACCCATGGTCCAGTTGATCAAACCCGATTAAAGAAAGTTTTGCATCCAGCTCAATTAATTTCCGAATCACTTCAAGCTGTCTTGCATCTCCTCCAATCACCGCTATATGCATGTCAGTTAACATCCCCGTATTCACCTTCTTTTGTCTGTATTCTAACGCCTATCTTTCACAAAACATCATATGTATTGTACGAGGACTGGGTGATTATCCCCCAGCAGTTTATATTAAGAAAAGAAAAAACCGTGCATCATTTGCACGGTTCTTTTTCACCTATTCATCATCATGATGAGAAAAATCAAAAATAATCATATCCTGCCCTACTTTTTTAATTCGCTTCCACGATACGCGGACTTCTTGTTGCGATCGCTTAAAAGCACTCCATTTACCAGTAGGAATAATTAAAGTATGAATGCGACCATCGTTCTCATCGATTTCCAGGTCTGCATGACCAAGAACTCCCATCCGTTCTGCCCGTTCCAGATCTACAATCTCTTTGCCACTTAATTCGCTCAAGCGCATGCTCATCCCCCCTACTCACTTGTATGTCAACTCATGCTAAAAAAGAACTTTATCCTAAAAGATAAAGGCTCTGTTACAGCTCGTTGTTGATTTCCATTACGGGGGTTCGCTTTCCGAGCGCTATGCGCCTGCGAGGTCTCCCTTTGACTCGCTTTTCCAATAGGAGTCTCACCTCCTCACTCTCATTAACAAGGGACAATTCGTAACCTCAGGCTTTAACACAGCTAAGATAAAAAAAGCCGCTCTTAGGCGACTTTTACTGTAATCCGCGCGGTAATTCTCCGGTTGGACTAATGAGTGAGACAGCAAACTCATTTGTAAATGTTTGATGAATTAATTCGTCCACTTCGTCTTTACTTACCTCGTTAATGCTTTCAATCATTTCATCAAGTGAGCGATGAATACCAAGAAGCATTTCATTTTTTCCGTTTCGGCTCATGCGGCTGTTTGTGCTTTCTAAACTTAACATTAAACTACCTTTAAGCTGCTCTTTACTGTTGGCAAGTTCTTTTTCTGTAATACCTTCTTGCTTTAATTGTGCAAGCGCCTGGTGAATTGTTTCATATAAAGTGTCCAATTGTTGACTACCTGTACCTGCATAGATTGTCATCATACCTGTATCTTCATAAGAGGAGTGATAAGAAAACACGGAATATGCAAGACCGCGCTGCTCCCGAACCTCCTGGAACAATCGACTACTCATACTGCCACCCAATATATTATTTAGTACGATTAAGCTGTATACCTTATCATTTCCCACAGGCAGTCCCTTGTACCCTAAACAAAGATGCGCCTGCTCTGTTTCTTTTTTACGTGCAACCTTATTTGTATGAAATACCGGATTATGTACTTGTTCACGCTTTGTCTTTCCTTCATAGCTCCCAAAATACTGTTCTGCTGTTTTCATAAAAGCTTCACTAACATTACCAGCAATGGAGATTACCACATTTTCAGGCGTATACCGCTCTTGCATATATTGACGCAGCGTATCACTAGTAAAGGTAGCGAGAGTATTCTCTGTTCCTAAAATAGGATAACCAAGTGGATGTGTTTCATATACTGCCTTTGTAAGCATGTCGTGCACAATATCATCGGGTGTATCCTCATACATTTTAATTTCTTCATAAACAACATTTTTTTCTTTTTTCAGCTCTTCATCTACAAATGTAGAATTAAAAAACATATCAGCCAAAACTTCCAACGCATATTCTGCATGTTCATCCAGTACTTTTGCGTAATAGCATGTATACTCCTTTGATGTAAATGCATTTACTTGTCCACCAATGCTGTCAAATGATTCAGCAATTTCACGAGCGGACCTTGTTTTTGTTCCTTTAAAAAACATATGCTCTAAAAAGTGTGAAATGCCATTATTACTAGCGTTTTCATGACGTGATCCTGTATGAATCCATACCCCGATTGCAACAGAGCGAACAGTCGGGATTTGTTCAAATACGATTCTTACTCCATTTTTGCATGTTTGTTTAGTAATCAAAAGCCATCCTCCTATTGCAAGTCATCCTATGTCACATACAACATGTGCTTCTCAATCATAACAATTTCAACAACACATGTCATGCAAATCATTATACACAGAATGACTTGTTTTATATGCTATTTATCACACTTTAGTCAATTCGTTTTTCATCCAATAAATCTGACACAGTACCGAGCCTATAGCCTTGTTTTTTTAGTAACATAATAAGGGTATCTAAAGACTGCGCTGTTGATGAAGTTGGATGCATGAGTACAATTGCACCATTATGTGCTTTTCTCGTTACTCGTTCAATTAAGACAGAGGGGGCAGGTCGTTGCCAATCAATTGTGTCTACAGTCCACATAATGGTACCCAATTGCAATTCATCAGCAATTTTCACCACTTCATCTCGATAGCTTCCGCTTGGCGGCGCAAACCACTTTACTTTTTCCCCTGTTGTAACTGCAATCATATCATTGGTTTTACTAAGTTGTTCGCGAATGGACGCTGCTGATAAGGTCTTCATATCAGGATGTGTATAGGAGTGATTTCCAACTTCTTGCCCTGCTTCTGCAATCATTTTTGCGAAAGAAGGATGTTCCTTTACCCAGCGCCCCTCTAAAAAAAAAGTTGCGCACACATTATGTTTTTTTAATATTTCTAACATAACAGGAAGATATTCATTTCCCCATGCCACATTAATGGTTAACGCAATCATTTTTTTATCCGGATGGCCACGGTATATAGGAGCAGGAGGTAAATCTCGTAGATGCACACTTGGTGCTATTTCTTTATATACAAGCCTTTTCGGGTCAAATCGTTGCTGTTTTTTCATATTTTGATACGATGCTTCTATATCTACTTCCAATCCGTTATAACCAGGCATGGCCTTCCAAATTTTATCGACGACTGCGTTTTGCGGAGCCTTTTCATACTGATTTGCCTTGCTCTTAATTTCTTCATATAAACCTTCTGTTGCAGCGGCTGCTCTAACTGGTTTGCCATACTGCATATATGTATTTGGTATGATTAGTAACAGCACACTTATGATAGTAAAACCAGCAATGCGTTTCATATAACTCCTCCTTATCAAACAGTATGTACCGATTTTTATTTTCAGAACATGCATAACTTACCCTTTATGATCGTGTTTCATTACTTGATATAAGGAGTTATATAAAAAAAAGAGACGGGAAACCGCCTCTTTATTGCTGCACTTCTTTTTCTGCTTGCTCTTTTTGTTCTTTTAACAATACTTTACGTGATAAGTTTACACGGCCTTGCTTATCAATTTCAATAACTTTAACCATGATTTCATCACCAATTTTAACAACATCTTCTACTTTCGGAATACGCTCTTCCGCCAGTTCAGATATATGAACAAGACCATCTTTTCCACTGAACAACTCTACAAAAGCACCAAATTTCTCAATACGCTTTACTTTGCCGAGATATACTTGTCCAACTTCTACTTCGCGTACGATGTCTTCAATGATTTTCTTAGCTTTTTGGTTCATTTCTTGATTAATAGAAGAAATAAATACTGTACCATCTTGTTCAATATCAATTTTAACGCCGGTTTCTTCAATGATTTTATTGATTTGTTTACCACTCGGTCCTATTACGTCGCGAATTTTGTCAGGATTGATTGTCATTGTTAAGATTTTTGGCGCATATGGAGACAATTCAGCACGCGGTTCATTCATAACAGAAAGCATATGCTCAAGAATCTGCATTCTACCTGCTTTAGCTTGTTGTAAAGCCTCTTCCAAAATTTCACGAGACAGTCCATCAATCTTAATATCCATTTGAAGTGCGGTAACGCCTTTTGCTGTACCCGCTACTTTGAAATCCATATCCCCCAAATGGTCTTCCATACCCTGAATATCTGTTAGTACCGTATAATGTTCGCCGGATTTTACAAGCCCCATCGCAATACCAGCTACAGGTGCCTTAATCGGTACACCTGCATCCATCATCGCAAGCGTGCTTGCGCAAATACTTGCTTGTGAGGTAGAACCATTAGACTCCAACACCTCTGATACTAAACGAATAGTATAAGGGAAATCTTTTTCAGATGGAATGACAGGCTCCAACGCTCTTTCTCCAAGAGCACCATGCCCAATCTCACGACGCCCTGGTCCTCGCATTGGACCTGTTTCGCCTACGCTAAACAACGGGAAGTTGTAGTGATGCATAAAGCGCTTAGATTCCTCAATGCCAAGACCATCCAAAATTTGCACATCGCCTAGCGCACCTAGCGTACAAATACTAAGCGCCTGTGTTTGTCCACGTGTGAACAAACCGGAGCCATGCGTGCGAGGCATAAGTCCTACTTCTGATGCAAGCGGACGAATTTCATCAATGCGGCGACCGTCCGGACGAATTTTTTCAACAGTGATTAAGCGACGTACTTCTTCTTTCACCATCATGTATAAAATTTCATTAACTTGTCCCATTACTGTAGCATCTGACTCCAGTGCTTCATAATGTGCTACTACACGTGCTTTTACAGCACTAATAGCTTCTTCACGAGCATGCTTTTCATGCACTTGAATAGCACTCTTCATATCTACTTCAGCTATTTCACGAATTTCCTTTTCAAGCTCACGATCTACTTCATACAAAGAAATTTCACGCTTTTCTTTGCCAATCGCTTGGACAATCTCTTCTTGGAATGCAATTAAACGTTTAATCTCTTCATGACCAAACATAATTGCCTCAAGCATCACTTCTTCAGGTACTTCCTGTGCACCAGCTTCAACCATGTTAATCGCATCTTTCGTTCCTGCTACAACAAGGTTGATATCGCTTTGCTCTGTTTGTGCTACTGTTGGATTAATAATGAACTGTCCATCAATTCTTCCTACTACCACACCTGCAATTGGACCTTCAAATGGAATGTCGGATACACAAAGCGCTAAGGAAGAACCAAACATAGCTGCAATTTCAGAAGAACAATCTTGATCTACGCTCATTACAATGCTTACTACTTGTACTTCATTTCGGAAGCCATCTGCGAATAAAGGACGAATTGGTCGATCAATCAAGCGACTCGCCAAAATTGCTTTTTCACTTGGTCGTCCTTCACGTTTAATAAAGCCTCCTGGAATTTTTCCGACTGCATATAAACGCTCTTCATAATTTACTGTTAACGGAAAAAAACCTACATTTTTTGCTTCTTTAGAGGCTGTAGCAGTAGAAAGTACAGCTGTATCTCCATATCGAATCAACACAGCACCACTTGCTTGTTTTGCTAGTTGTCCTGTTTCAACGACTAACTGTCGTCCTGCCCAATCTATAGAGAAGACTTGCTTTTCTTGAGTCATTTAAGTACCCCTCTCATTCCTAAATATAAAAATTCTATGTAAATGGTATCATGCAAAGCAGCATACATATGACTATTCGTTTTGTATAAAGCCTTCCCTGCTTATAATCCGAAAAACCGATACACTATTTATGAAAAATACATACTAAATGTCATTCTTTATGTAGTATCTCCGAAACTGCAAGAACCTATAATAAATGAGTATATATTTTTACCTAACAAAAAAGCGGGAATCATCCCGCTTTTTTGACTATCGACGTAAGCCAAGCTTGTTAATTAATTCACGGTAACGCGTAATGTCCTTGTTACGAAGATAAGTAAGTAAGTTACGACGCTTACCAACCATTTTCAAAAGACCGCGGCGTGAATGGTGATCTTTCTTGTGAGTACGCAAGTGATCATTCAAAGTGTTAATTTGCTCAGTTAGGACAGCGATTTGAACCTCTGGAGAACCAGTGTCCGTATCATGTGTTTTGTATTGAGCAATGATTTCGTTTTTACGCTCTTGTGTTAAAGCCATCCTGTTCACCTCCTAATATCAATCCCCAATTTCCTAGCATGCGTTGGTGAATCGACATGCCAAGTAAATGGTTCAATTAAAGTACGTAAATTAGAATACTACAGTTTCTTATAAAAAGCAAGTCTGACCTTGCCCATCATAAAAATATTGTTGCGCCTGCTCTTTATCACGCTGAATTTGCGCTACTAGTTCTGTGACTCCATTAAACTTTTGTTCCGCTCGAATACGGCGATGCCATTCAATTACAACTGATTCACCGTAAATTTCGGCTGCAAAATCAAAAATGTGCACTTCAACAGACAACTTGCGCTGATCGTTAAAAGTTGGTTTATACCCTATATTGCATACGCCGTTATACCATGTATCATGTATCCACAATTTTACCGCATATACACCAGTAGCTGGTAAAATATAATCATTGACCTCTACGTTAGCAGTGGGAAAACCAATTTGTCTCCCTCGCTTATCGCCGTGCACAACAGTCCCGGCTACCGTATATCTTCTCCCAAGTACAGGTTCTATTTCTTCCATACATCCTTCTCGAATCATACTTCTTAACAATGTAGAGCTGATCTTCTGTTCCTGTAGGGCTACCTTTTCCACAACTGTTTGTGTAAATTCGCCTCTCGAATGAAACGGCATGGTTTCCATCGTACCTTTCCCTAATCGGCCGTACGTAAAGTCAAAGCCTGCTACCGCGTGCTTAACATGTAAACCAATAATATAGTCATCCACAAATTGCTGCGGCAAGAGTGCTGCAAATTCCTTACTAAACTCCACCACATATAAAATATCAATGTCCATAGCTGCTAAGAGACGGGCTTTTTCTTGCAATGGCGTAATATATTCCACATGCGATGTAGCCTTTCCAAGAACCACTGACGGATGCGGATGAAAGGTCATTACCGCACTTTTCAGTTTCTTCTCTTTTGCTATGTTCTTTGCAGTGCGAATAACCTTTTGATGGCCCAGATGAACACCATCAAAATATCCCAAAGCCATAACAACCGGCTCCGCTTCATCTCTATTTACTTGATGAGGATGCGTTAAATGAATGAGTTTCACGCTCAAGTCCACCTTCTTACAACTAACTTTTATTATAAAATACGTATAAGCCTTACTAACGTAACTACAACGACAAAATGAACGCGCAAGAACTACTAACCTTGCTAGATGTTTACTCCTCGCAGGTTCTCATTGCAACTGCATATCAATCGTTCTTCTTTGTCATCTCAAGAATGTTATCTTTTCTACTT belongs to Ectobacillus sp. JY-23 and includes:
- the dapA gene encoding 4-hydroxy-tetrahydrodipicolinate synthase, whose translation is MIDFGTIATAMITPFDNKENIDFAKTTQLVNYLIENGTTSLVVCGTTGESPTLTTQEKVALFRHVVEVVAGRVPVVAGTGSNNTRASIELTVLAEEAGVDAIMLVAPYYNKPSQEGLYQHFKEIANATKLPVMLYNVPGRSVVTMSVETIVRLSQIPNIVALKDAGGDVLAMTEVIEQTGDDFAVYSGDDGLTLPAMAIGARGVVSVASHIIGNQMQEMIKAYENGDMKTAQSLHQLVLRVTKAVFMAPSPTPVKTALQMLGMNVGSVRLPLIPLSEGERQTLQEVIQSIPK
- the asd gene encoding aspartate-semialdehyde dehydrogenase, whose product is MEKKRSFHVAVVGATGAVGQQILNTLENRNFPIGKLSLLSSKRSAGTTVVFKNENVTVQEATPESFAGVDIALFSAGGAVSKALAPEAAARGAIVVDNTSAFRMATDVPLVVPEVNEQDLLAHKGIIANPNCSTIQMVVALEPLRQAYGLKKVIASTYQAVSGAGASAIEELHIQTKTALEGQQVEPKILPVKSGEKHYQIAFNAIPQIDVFTENGFTYEEMKMINETKKIMHMPELEVAATCVRLPVVAGHSESVYIEVEKEGVTAEEIRVLLSEAEGVIVQDNPAEQLYPMPFYAAGQNEVFVGRIRKDLNNDKGFHLWIVSDNLLKGAAWNSVQIAERLIKLGLV
- a CDS encoding pitrilysin family protein, which codes for MITKQTCKNGVRIVFEQIPTVRSVAIGVWIHTGSRHENASNNGISHFLEHMFFKGTKTRSAREIAESFDSIGGQVNAFTSKEYTCYYAKVLDEHAEYALEVLADMFFNSTFVDEELKKEKNVVYEEIKMYEDTPDDIVHDMLTKAVYETHPLGYPILGTENTLATFTSDTLRQYMQERYTPENVVISIAGNVSEAFMKTAEQYFGSYEGKTKREQVHNPVFHTNKVARKKETEQAHLCLGYKGLPVGNDKVYSLIVLNNILGGSMSSRLFQEVREQRGLAYSVFSYHSSYEDTGMMTIYAGTGSQQLDTLYETIHQALAQLKQEGITEKELANSKEQLKGSLMLSLESTNSRMSRNGKNEMLLGIHRSLDEMIESINEVSKDEVDELIHQTFTNEFAVSLISPTGELPRGLQ
- a CDS encoding YlmC/YmxH family sporulation protein; this translates as MRLSELSGKEIVDLERAERMGVLGHADLEIDENDGRIHTLIIPTGKWSAFKRSQQEVRVSWKRIKKVGQDMIIFDFSHHDDE
- the dapG gene encoding aspartate kinase, translated to MKIIVQKFGGTSVRDEKGRQHAFKHISQALQDGYKVVVVVSAMGRKGEPYATDTLLSLVGDKQAYLSKREKDLLLSCGELISAVVFSNMLNELGVDATALTGAQAGFITNNDFTNAKIIEMKCERVLQELEDHDVVVVAGFQGKTKDGDTTTLGRGGSDTSASALGVALNAEYIDIFTDVEGIMTADPRIVKDARPLDIVTYNEICNMAYQGAKVIHPRAVEIAMHAKVPLRVRSTYSEGTGTLVTAYEGAVQGQDVQERPVTGIAHVSNVTQIKVMAKDAPYDLQAQVFKEMAKEKISVDLINISPTGVAYTVSDDVADRAIEVLGEIGYEPIVTRHCAKVSIVGAGMTGVPGVTSRIVTALSEAGIQILQSADSHTTIWMLVKESDLVNAVNALHSAFELSKEVKL
- a CDS encoding polysaccharide deacetylase family protein, with the protein product MQYGKPVRAAAATEGLYEEIKSKANQYEKAPQNAVVDKIWKAMPGYNGLEVDIEASYQNMKKQQRFDPKRLVYKEIAPSVHLRDLPPAPIYRGHPDKKMIALTINVAWGNEYLPVMLEILKKHNVCATFFLEGRWVKEHPSFAKMIAEAGQEVGNHSYTHPDMKTLSAASIREQLSKTNDMIAVTTGEKVKWFAPPSGSYRDEVVKIADELQLGTIMWTVDTIDWQRPAPSVLIERVTRKAHNGAIVLMHPTSSTAQSLDTLIMLLKKQGYRLGTVSDLLDEKRID
- the dpaA gene encoding dipicolinic acid synthetase subunit A, translating into MLTDMHIAVIGGDARQLEVIRKLIELDAKLSLIGFDQLDHGFTGATKGQIEELDFASLDAVILPVAGTDSEGKVDTIFSNKKVVLTKEQIEQTPPHFTVYSGISNTYLNEIIAVCSRNLVKLFERDDVAIYNSIPTVEGTLMMVIQHTDYTIHGSKVMVLGFGRTGMSVARSFQALGAHVRVGARRSEHLARITEMTFTPFHLKDLEQQVQDVDIVINTIPHPIVSANVIAKMPAHTLIIDLASKPGGTDFRYAEKRGVKAFLAPGLPGIVAPKTAGQILANVLTSLLAENKARKENGR
- a CDS encoding dipicolinate synthase subunit B, with product MSLKGKRIGFGLTGSHCTYAEVMPFLQQLVDEGAEVRPVVSYTLQTTNTRFGDGQDWIKKIEEITGFSVIDSIVKAEPLGPTIPLDCMVIAPLTGSSMSKLANAQTDSPVLMAAKATLRNWKPVILAISTNDALGLNGVNLMRLMGSRNMYFVPFGQDAPEKKPSSMVARMELLRDTVASALEGKQLQPVIVEKYKYMNE